CCATAAACCAGGCAGGCATGGCTGCCACGATCAGGGCCACCAGCCCGGAAGGCATATAGTGAACGGCCAGCGCCACGGTAGTATTGCCGATACCTATCAGCAATACCCCTACGAAAATGGCGGACAACAACTGCCTCTTAGTGGGAATACTCCTTTCTTTAAGATAACCAATGATCAACAGGATACCTCCGGCGGCAAAAAAGCGGAGGGCCGACAATAAAAAGGGCGGTACGGTTTCCGTAGCGATCTTCATACCCAGATAGGTAGATCCCCAGATGACATATACCGCCAATAGATACAGGAAGGTCTTTGACCCTGAGCTGGCTGGTTTTATGGACGCGGTCATTTTGCTTTCTTTTTATTACGCTGATTAAATTGCTGCACCTTATTGATATCCCCACAACTGCTCATGCTGCACCATTTACGGGAGCCATTACGACTTTTGTCGAGAAACAGCCACCCGCAGGAAGGACATTGCCGCACCTGCTGTAAACCATTTCCTGTATAAAGTTCCAGTGCAGACTTTACCAGCCACCAGATCAACTGCTCCAGTGCCGGCGCGTTAAACAATAATTCTCCCCGACGTTGCGCAGGTTTCCAGGCCACTTCAATATTGGCATATGCCTCGGCAACATAAGTGTTAAACAAATGCAGGTCTGAAGGGTCAGGTGCTTTCCGATGGATAGCAGCCGTAAAAAGCCGCAATAGTAACTCCCGCAGCCCAATGCTTTTGTCAAAAACGACAGTTGCTTTTTGCGGATATCCCTTCGCCAGCCGTTCTAATGTATGAGACACTTTGGCAGTAATCACTCCCGTACGATCGTACCATTCCAGTAGTTCCCTAAAACCGGAAAGGTAATCATGTGAGGCTGGCTTCATCCGGTTACTGACCGTGTTCACGAAATCCAGACAAAGTATTCCGCCATCAAAGCGTAAAGTGGCGATGCTTTTTTCTGCAGACATAAATCAGTGTTTAAGATAGTCCTCTGCACAAATGTAAGGCATTATATTAACCGGTAAAATTAATTTTGATGGTTAATAAAAACTAAGGCTTTGGCACGGAATTTCATCTCTTAAATCATTACAACAACGAAAGCTAAATAATCAACTTAAAATCACCAACTTACAACAACAAAAAGAGCCACTTTTGGTGGCTCTTCCCTGGTAAGTATAATAGTATTTTAAGGCAGATATCGCTAAAGGAAAGTCGAATTTTTTGAGCAGCTCATCTCCTGCTTGCAGGAATGACCGGCGGGGGCAATATTACACTAAAAAAACGAACTATCTTTATATATTTACGAATACAAAATAATTTTATATTATCGAATATACGAATATTATTTGCATATAATAAATATAACCTTATGAGAACCCTTATGGTGCGGTCCGAGATGCCTTGGAGATATATTAAGAAGTGTCATAATGACCGGTTATCCAGGAACGGGCCACTTTTTATGGACGACATTTGTCGTAGCCAAACGACAAAAAAAGAAAACAGCCAGCTGTATTTTGGTTTAAACTGTATGCCGTTTTTGGCGGCCATTTACTACTCATGGACCCGAAGTACCTGTCCGGTCACCAGCCCTTCGATACTTCTCAGGTAGGCATTCACCAGGCGCTGCATCGGCACCGGATTAAACCCGGGGAACAAATGCCCAATGGCCCCTGCTGAGTCTTCTGCAAGCCCGGGACTAACAGCATTGATACGGATGCCCCGCTGCAATTCGGTAGCAGCAGCCATCACAAAGCTGTTTACAGCGCCGCTGACGATAGCCCCGGCCACCGTATCGCGGGCGGCCTCGTCTGCCAGTATCCCGGACGTCAGCGTAAAAGAGCCATTGTTGTTCAGATAATGCTGCCCCTTTAAGACCACATTTACCTGGCCCATTAACTTGGAATGGATAGCCTCCATTACATCCTCCGCATGTAGCTGCTGGAAACTCTTCATGCCGGAAGATCCGGCCGTGACCACTACTGCGTCAATATTACCCACTGTTTTATACAGCTGGTCAATAGAAGCCTCATCAGTAATGTCCACACGTACATCCCTGCTACTGCGGCCCGCTGCTATGACTTCATGCCTTTCCAACAGTGCTTCCCTTACCTTCATGCCAATGGCCCCGGTAGTACCGATCATCAGGATTTTCATATATTAAATAATTTTATGTTTGATTATGCGGGAGATAGTAATTCGCTATTCGAACAAGTCCTCTACATTGGCCAGTATCTCGCAGTCACAATGACCGCCATGTTCCCGCAGCCAGATCAAAACAGATTCCGGCTCTGGCAATCCGGCTGCCTTCAGACAACTTAGTGTCAGCCTCGGAGAATGGTCACAGCCATGTGTACCCAGTGTTTCGTCCAGGTAATCAAAGAGTTGCTGAAATTGTTCACGTGGCATCGGCAGGCTTTCTTCAAATGCTGCCGCTGCCCGTTGTTGCAAGGGGGCTAGCAGTTGCTTCCTACGTTCTTTTTCTGCTTTTGATGGCATCTTGATAAGCTACTTTAGGTTTCCGGCCGTAAAGTACAAAATATCAACATCCCTGTATGCCGATGGGTATTACTCCGCTTTCAGGGCTTCCACCGGATTGCGCAGGGAGGCGCGGACTGTTTGCACGCCTACAGTGAGGAAAGTCACGGCAAACGTAGCTCCCCCTGCCATGGCTAATATCTCCCAGCCAAAATGCGACCGATAGGCAAACTGGTCGAGCCAGCGATGCATCATCAACCAGGCAAGCGGCAACCCGATGCCAATAGCCAGACTAACGGCCCGTAGCAAATCCTTTGACAGCAACAAGGTAAGTTGAGCGGTCTTTGCTCCCAGCACTTTGCGGATGCCTATTTCACGCCGGCGGGTTTCGGCGGTAAAGGCTGCGAGACCGAAAACACCCAGGCAGGATATTACGATGGTAAGTGCTGCAGCGTAACCTGCCAGTGTGCCCACCCGCTTTTCAGCAGTGTACAGCGCCTGATAGTCTTCATCCAGGAAATGGCTTTCCAGCACATACCCCGGATTGTAGGCACGGTAAAAACCCTCCAGCCGTTTCAGCACGTCCTGCTCCATTCCTGCACTGATTTTCAACATAACGGTACCACCCCTTGGCTCTATGATGAAAAAAAGCGGCTGTACACGGCTATGCAACGATTGGAAATTAAAATCTTTTACTACGCCCACGATCTCACGCCTGGCGTTTCCAAACAGGATGGTTTTACCCACTGGCTGCTCCAGTCCCATGGCGGCTATGGCTGCCTCATTGAAAATAATGCGGGAGGTGTCTGCGGCATAGTTACCGGAAAAGCCTGTCCCTTCTTTCAGTTGGATACCCAACGTCTCCAGCATCCCTTCCCCCGTCTGGAACGGTCTGAAGAGGATATTCTCTGTACGGCCCTGCCTTTCCCAGTTTATTGGCTGACTGGCTTCCCCAAATACACTGCCCACCATACTGGAGGCCGTCACCACGCCGGGTATTTCCCGGACAGCGGCCAGAAAGGCATCCATATGCTCCGGTACTTTTCCTTCTGCATTAAAATATACTACATGGTCTTTCTGGTAACCAAGATTACGGTCCCGGATATACGCCAGTTGATGCTCCACTACCATTACTGCCACAATCAATACTACAGAAAGGCTGAACTGAAATACCACCAGTCCCTTCCTGGCCCATAGCC
This window of the Chitinophaga varians genome carries:
- a CDS encoding CGNR zinc finger domain-containing protein, producing the protein MSAEKSIATLRFDGGILCLDFVNTVSNRMKPASHDYLSGFRELLEWYDRTGVITAKVSHTLERLAKGYPQKATVVFDKSIGLRELLLRLFTAAIHRKAPDPSDLHLFNTYVAEAYANIEVAWKPAQRRGELLFNAPALEQLIWWLVKSALELYTGNGLQQVRQCPSCGWLFLDKSRNGSRKWCSMSSCGDINKVQQFNQRNKKKAK
- a CDS encoding short chain dehydrogenase; this translates as MKILMIGTTGAIGMKVREALLERHEVIAAGRSSRDVRVDITDEASIDQLYKTVGNIDAVVVTAGSSGMKSFQQLHAEDVMEAIHSKLMGQVNVVLKGQHYLNNNGSFTLTSGILADEAARDTVAGAIVSGAVNSFVMAAATELQRGIRINAVSPGLAEDSAGAIGHLFPGFNPVPMQRLVNAYLRSIEGLVTGQVLRVHE
- a CDS encoding DUF2695 domain-containing protein, translated to MQQRAAAAFEESLPMPREQFQQLFDYLDETLGTHGCDHSPRLTLSCLKAAGLPEPESVLIWLREHGGHCDCEILANVEDLFE